The sequence below is a genomic window from candidate division TA06 bacterium.
GCTCCAGGGAATACCTCAGGCACGCTCATACTAGTTGCCTATATTTCGCAGGCGGGATAAGTATACCATAAGAGTCTCTTCTAATTGCAACATATTTTATATTAGCCGAAAGTCATGTACATCATATTGTTTGAAATACTTTTTCATGTTATCCCCCATATTTATTGGATACTAATTTGACTAGGATCATTTAATATTATTTCCGGCTTACCCTTGTATTCCTTAATACGTCCGGTTACTTGAACTCTCTTGTTCAAGTAATAACGTTCGGGGCTTGATGGAAAGCGGTTGAATGAAGATGCAAAAATAACAGCCGTAAAATAAATACGATAGTTAGGGTGAAAGTTTAGAAAACATGCTTTGCCTGAATTGTGGGCTGCTACAATAGTGCCCGCTACTGTGGCGTATTCGCCAATATGACTGCCTGCATCTTCCCACGATATGACATTACCTGATTTTTCGGGGGCTGATTCGTTGGGCCTAACTGCGCTTTGCTGATTAGATGGTGCTGGTGGTGTATTAGGGGACAGCGTAGAAATAACTTGTTTTGAAGGGAAGAACCAAGTTTTAAATAGAAACAAAACAAGTATCAATGAGGCAGTTACTACAAGCACTCTGACAATGAAACGGATAAAATCCTTTGATTCCTTTTCCATTGTTAATTCACCTTGCTTTCAAGTTTATATAAATTTACCAAGGAGTCCATCAATACATCAAATCTCTTACGACCTTCAAAATTCATATTTTCGTAATGCTTGATAATATTGGTTATGCGGCCATCGCGTAAAGACAAATTCCATAAACCATATTGTTTGTCAATTGCTTCTTTCTCGGCTGCAAGAAAATCTTGCTGGTACTTGAACGGAAACCGTGTATAAGCGTAAGCGTATCCTCTGCGTATCATTTCCTTATTCACAAATACGCCATTAATATAGACATAGGCCAACAGCCTGCCATAAGCGTCTTTTAAATTATCGGGTTCAAATTTTCAAGAGTAAATGTATCGCCGTCAATGACACGGGAAACACGTAACGGGCCTTTTGATGGTAATTCTGTAATTGCTTTCGGCGGGCTGTCAACTTTTTGGATAGCAATATTCACTTTCGGGCCTGTGTGAACAATCTTAACGTAAGACGGTTTGAATAACAACAGGCCGATGGTGATAACAATAAGTGCGGCCAATAATACAATCAGGAATTTATCTCGTAAAATATTCATGGTAATTTTTGGTGGTTGGGGGTTTTGTTCAAAATATCTACCTTATTAAAGGCAGGTTATACCGCATGACGGTTTATTATACGAAATATAAAAGCTCCGGGTCAAGGGAATTAAGCGTTGGCGAGTAAAATACTTGGGCTTGCTTGCCCCGGTTTACCCCGACCCGTCGGGGTTGTAGCGGTGGTCCGCCGACTTGTCCGCCGAAGTGGTAACGAAGGCGGAGTGCCTGCGCTGTAGCCCCGCCGTTGGCGGGGCGAAGGCGGATAAAAAAACCGCCCAAAACCTTTCGGCGGGCGGTTGGAATGGCGGCGCTTCCTTCCAGTTAAAATGTCCTTCCTTCTCGGTGAAATATGTCTGCTTACGGGTGAAATATGTCTGCTTGCCGGTGAAATACGTTTGCTTGCGGGTGAAATGCCTATTTGTTCCGGTAAAATACCCGTTTGCACTGGTGAAATACCAAATTGTCTCGGTGAAATATAGAATTGTTCCGGTGAAATACCTGATTGCACTGGTAAAATATCCGATTGTTCCGGTAAAATATGCTTTTGTTCCAGTAAAATATGGAATTGCACTGG
It includes:
- a CDS encoding thermonuclease family protein, with amino-acid sequence MAYVYINGVFVNKEMIRRGYAYAYTRFPFKYQQDFLAAEKEAIDKQYGLWNLSLRDGRITNIIKHYENMNFEGRKRFDVLMDSLVNLYKLESKVN